The following coding sequences are from one Virgibacillus necropolis window:
- the pstA gene encoding phosphate ABC transporter permease PstA: protein MSLIDKESVRNSTGKRLTKNQIFRWLFFLATLFGIVVLATLLFRIFTQGIGYLDWGFLTSFASRFPEESGIKAAIVGSLWLMAVTAPVSLILGVGTAIYLEEYAKKNKWTRFIQINISNLAGVPSIVFGLLGLTIFVRLLEMGRSVMAGGLTMSLLILPIIVVAAQEAIRSIPNEQYEASYAMGATKWQTIRRVVLPAAIPGILTGGILALSRAIGETAPLLMIGAITFIAYLPESVWSGFTVMPIQIFNWTSRPQEEFHYVAAAGIIVLLIMLIIMNSIAVFIRNKFSKRY from the coding sequence ATGAGCTTAATAGATAAAGAATCTGTTAGAAATTCGACAGGGAAACGGTTAACAAAAAATCAGATTTTCAGATGGCTGTTTTTCCTTGCAACACTTTTTGGGATCGTAGTGTTAGCAACACTTTTATTCCGCATATTTACTCAGGGGATAGGTTATCTGGATTGGGGATTCTTAACCAGCTTTGCTTCAAGATTTCCTGAAGAATCAGGAATTAAGGCGGCAATTGTAGGTTCTCTTTGGCTAATGGCAGTCACAGCGCCAGTATCGCTTATTTTAGGTGTCGGGACCGCCATTTATTTAGAAGAATATGCTAAAAAAAATAAATGGACTCGCTTTATACAGATAAATATTTCAAATTTAGCAGGTGTTCCTTCTATTGTATTTGGACTTCTCGGTTTAACCATCTTTGTAAGGTTGCTTGAGATGGGGCGGAGTGTTATGGCAGGGGGCTTAACAATGAGTCTGTTAATCCTGCCAATTATTGTAGTCGCAGCGCAAGAAGCAATTCGCTCCATTCCAAATGAACAATATGAAGCATCATACGCGATGGGGGCCACCAAATGGCAAACTATTCGTCGAGTTGTTCTTCCAGCAGCCATTCCTGGTATTTTAACGGGAGGTATATTGGCTTTATCACGTGCTATAGGTGAAACAGCGCCGTTGTTAATGATTGGTGCAATAACGTTTATCGCATATCTGCCGGAAAGCGTATGGTCTGGATTTACAGTAATGCCGATACAGATATTTAACTGGACCAGCCGACCACAAGAAGAATTTCATTATGTAGCTGCTGCGGGAATTATCGTATTATTAATTATGTTAATCATTATGAATTCAATAGCAGTATTTATTCGAAATAAGTTTTCTAAACGGTATTAA